The following nucleotide sequence is from Pseudomonadota bacterium.
CCATCAGCCGATCCCTTGAGGAAACGGCAGCCCCGGAAAAAAAGAAACAAAAAACCCGGTGGCCAAAATGGTAGAGTTGGAGTTACGTTTGAAAGGGTCGATGATCCGGACATCATTGAAGATATCAAGG
It contains:
- a CDS encoding IS66 family transposase; the encoded protein is MTIENIDIQATIEKVQALIRDEEQMPPSADPLRKRQPRKKRNKKPGGQNGRVGVTFERVDDPDIIEDIK